The Arachis hypogaea cultivar Tifrunner chromosome 14, arahy.Tifrunner.gnm2.J5K5, whole genome shotgun sequence genome has a segment encoding these proteins:
- the LOC112744534 gene encoding uncharacterized protein — protein MWNFASNCIVGSVGQRNECARPSHATSECSDDETSIVSREEGLECPICWESFNIVENVPYVLWCGHTLCKNCILGLQWAVVKFPTLPIQLPLFISCPWCNLLSFRLVYRGNLRFPHKNYFLLWMVESMNGDRVKTHSTSYGDHHHHHHHPVFPNRDNFATGSQLNHGNTRRGQVLHPESLSSNRFHHNTGNYLSMERLHTSIRKSLVLFVHLTAKFPLIIVFLLIVLYAIPASAAILALYILITIVFALPSFLILYFAYPSLDWLIREIIT, from the coding sequence ATGTGGAACTTTGCTTCGAATTGCATTGTTGGGAGTGTGGGTCAGAGAAACGAGTGTGCAAGGCCATCTCACGCTACTTCAGAATGTTCCGACGATGAGACTTCTATTGTGAGCAGAGAAGAAGGACTGGAATGTCCAATATGCTGGGAATCTTTTAACATTGTCGAAAATGTGCCTTATGTTTTGTGGTGCGGTCACACCCTATGTAAAAATTGCATCCTGGGACTGCAATGGGCTGTGGTTAAATTTCCAACACTTCCAATTCAGCTTCCACTTTTTATCTCCTGCCCATGGTGCAACCTTCTATCTTTCCGTTTAGTTTATCGGGGAAATCTGAGATTCCCTCACAAGAACTACTTTCTTCTTTGGATGGTTGAGAGTATGAATGGTGATAGAGTGAAGACCCATTCAACTTCATATggggatcatcatcatcatcatcatcatccagtGTTTCCAAATAGGGACAATTTTGCTACAGGAAGCCAATTAAACCATGGCAACACTAGGAGGGGACAAGTTCTCCATCCAGAGTCATTGAGTTCCAATCGGTTTCATCACAATACTGGTAACTACCTCAGTATGGAAAGACTGCATACATCTATTCGCAAGTCCCTGGTTTTATTTGTTCACTTGACAGCAAAGTTCCCCTTGATCATCGTATTTCTTTTGATTGTCTTATATGCAATACCGGCCAGTGCAGCCATTTTGGCTCTGTATATACTTATTACCATTGTGTTTGCTCTCCCATCATTTCTCATCTTGTACTTTGCATATCCTAGTTTGGATTGGCTTATCAGGGAAATTATCACTTGA